In Anaerolineales bacterium, the following proteins share a genomic window:
- a CDS encoding dipeptide ABC transporter ATP-binding protein yields the protein MALGRASEDISFWRDLMTARAVLAQVKDLKVHFPIHQGLFRRQVGAIKAVDGVSFNIYKGETLGLVGESGCGKSTTGLALLQLQTPTSGQITFDDQDIAGLKEPQMRKLRRHMMMIFQDPYSSLNPRMTVGSIIGEPLNVHQIGTPQERSERVDELLRLVGLNPAFINRYPHEFSGGQRQRIGIARALATNPSFIVADEPISALDVSIQAQVVNLLDDLKKQFGLTYLFIAHDLSMVRYISDRVAVMYLGKVMELGERNNVFDHPLHPYTRALLSAVPIANPKKERARKRIILEGDVPSPANPPAGCRFHPRCAFATEECRQIEPQLRNLSDGGFPEHWVACHHAEKIG from the coding sequence TTGGCGCTGGGAAGAGCTTCGGAAGATATCTCATTTTGGAGAGACCTTATGACAGCTCGCGCTGTTTTGGCTCAGGTCAAGGATTTAAAGGTGCATTTTCCGATTCATCAAGGATTGTTCCGCCGTCAAGTTGGAGCCATCAAGGCGGTGGATGGGGTCAGCTTCAATATCTATAAGGGAGAAACGCTGGGGTTGGTCGGCGAAAGCGGATGTGGCAAATCCACCACTGGGCTGGCTCTTCTGCAATTACAGACGCCAACCAGCGGACAGATCACCTTCGATGATCAGGATATTGCCGGGTTGAAAGAACCTCAAATGCGCAAGTTGCGCCGTCACATGATGATGATTTTCCAGGACCCCTATTCCTCCCTCAACCCGCGCATGACCGTGGGAAGCATCATCGGCGAACCGCTGAATGTGCATCAAATTGGCACGCCGCAGGAACGTTCCGAGCGTGTGGATGAATTGCTGCGGTTGGTCGGGTTGAATCCGGCGTTTATCAACCGCTATCCGCATGAGTTTTCAGGCGGTCAGCGGCAACGCATTGGGATCGCGCGGGCATTAGCCACCAACCCATCTTTTATTGTGGCAGATGAACCGATCTCCGCGTTGGATGTTTCCATCCAGGCGCAGGTGGTGAATCTGCTGGATGATCTGAAAAAGCAATTTGGATTGACTTATCTCTTTATCGCCCATGATCTGTCAATGGTGAGATATATCAGCGATCGGGTGGCAGTGATGTATCTGGGCAAGGTAATGGAATTGGGCGAACGCAACAATGTGTTTGACCATCCTCTTCATCCATATACCCGCGCCCTCCTTTCTGCTGTTCCCATTGCCAACCCCAAGAAGGAACGAGCCCGCAAGCGCATCATCCTTGAGGGCGATGTACCCAGTCCGGCAAATCCACCTGCAGGGTGTCGTTTTCATCCACGCTGTGCTTTTGCAACCGAAGAATGCCGCCAAATTGAGCCACAACTTCGGAATCTCTCCGATGGAGGTTTCCCTGAACACTGGGTTGCCTGCCACCATGCCGAGAAAATTGGATAG
- a CDS encoding ABC transporter substrate-binding protein, with protein sequence MNKLYKVLSFVLLAAFVLTACSPAATSTSAPEPTTAPATEASATEAPTAAPATEAPASTGPAGVLRLPLRPGVTVGSLWSAAGRHLDEAFLSELAQIKWTADGVEPMLATSWDMEGDGTAFVFHLREGVKWSDGEPFTADDVLYTFNIYANPKVAAIHMGKLADVVGYADVQAGTTESLSGVTKVDDYTVRVELSTPSPLFVELKVPFISILPAHILSSIPADQLKGNDYWNKVVGTGPFIMTNMVQDQLVEGEANPDYFLGKPKLDKIVFQVYADSNTMLAALEAGEIDAMLYQGGGIPVDQVSRFEALPNLKVLGNMDAGLPTFLLINLNKDYFKDIRVRQAMMYAIDRKTIIETVKLGTGSISNTMFPGAWARNDADLIDYQYDPEKAIALLTEAGWDSSRQVDLQRYYTDQVNKDTVDAIAAMLQAVGINAVVREVKSAEFQASVDDGSMELAYAANGQGLDPSLGILVTGCGQRLSLGYCNEQVDALYTQGQSSADRAVRAPSYQEISKILNADLPKVWLWWEVRPVAFDTRIVGMAEHFEQQPLLLFDIPVYNEIHLWYTK encoded by the coding sequence ATGAATAAGCTTTACAAAGTTCTGTCGTTCGTCCTGTTAGCGGCTTTTGTCTTGACCGCCTGCTCTCCCGCCGCCACTTCCACCTCCGCTCCGGAGCCAACCACCGCTCCGGCAACTGAAGCGTCGGCAACTGAAGCGCCGACAGCGGCTCCGGCAACAGAGGCGCCTGCCTCCACCGGACCTGCGGGCGTGTTGCGTCTTCCACTACGACCAGGTGTAACGGTCGGTTCACTCTGGAGTGCAGCAGGTCGCCATTTGGACGAAGCCTTCCTTTCCGAATTGGCTCAAATCAAATGGACAGCCGATGGCGTTGAACCCATGCTGGCGACCAGTTGGGATATGGAAGGCGACGGTACCGCCTTCGTGTTCCATCTGCGTGAAGGCGTCAAGTGGAGCGATGGAGAGCCGTTTACCGCCGATGATGTACTCTACACCTTCAACATCTATGCCAACCCCAAAGTGGCTGCCATCCATATGGGGAAATTGGCGGATGTGGTTGGATATGCTGATGTTCAGGCAGGCACGACTGAATCCCTGTCCGGCGTTACCAAGGTCGATGATTACACTGTGCGGGTCGAGTTGAGCACCCCCTCCCCGCTGTTCGTGGAACTCAAAGTTCCATTCATCAGCATTCTGCCCGCTCACATTTTGTCTTCCATCCCTGCCGACCAACTCAAAGGTAACGATTACTGGAACAAAGTCGTTGGCACTGGACCTTTCATCATGACCAACATGGTTCAGGATCAATTGGTGGAAGGCGAAGCCAACCCCGATTACTTCCTTGGCAAACCCAAACTTGACAAGATCGTTTTCCAGGTCTATGCCGATTCAAATACCATGCTGGCTGCCCTCGAAGCTGGTGAAATCGACGCGATGCTCTATCAAGGCGGTGGCATCCCAGTTGATCAGGTTTCCCGCTTTGAAGCCCTGCCCAACCTGAAAGTCTTAGGCAACATGGATGCGGGCTTGCCCACCTTCCTGCTGATCAATCTTAATAAAGATTACTTCAAGGACATCCGCGTGCGTCAGGCAATGATGTACGCCATTGATCGGAAAACCATCATCGAAACCGTCAAGCTCGGAACCGGCTCAATTTCCAATACCATGTTCCCCGGTGCTTGGGCTCGCAACGATGCTGACTTGATCGACTATCAATATGATCCGGAAAAAGCCATTGCGCTTCTCACCGAAGCCGGCTGGGATTCCTCCCGCCAGGTCGACCTGCAACGTTACTACACCGATCAGGTCAACAAAGATACCGTGGACGCCATTGCCGCCATGTTGCAAGCTGTTGGCATCAACGCGGTGGTGCGCGAGGTGAAAAGCGCTGAATTCCAGGCTTCTGTGGATGACGGCTCAATGGAATTAGCGTACGCTGCTAACGGACAGGGGCTCGATCCGTCACTTGGTATCCTCGTCACAGGTTGCGGACAACGTCTTTCTTTGGGCTACTGCAATGAGCAGGTTGACGCTCTATATACGCAGGGACAATCCTCTGCCGATCGCGCCGTCCGCGCCCCGTCATATCAGGAAATCAGCAAGATCCTCAATGCCGACCTGCCAAAGGTCTGGCTGTGGTGGGAAGTTCGACCAGTAGCCTTCGATACCCGTATCGTTGGCATGGCTGAACACTTTGAACAACAACCGTTGCTGTTGTTCGACATCCCGGTTTACAACGAAATCCACCTCTGGTATACAAAGTAA
- a CDS encoding ABC transporter permease, with translation MLVYFIRRILINVPLLLGITFIVFLLASLMPGDAVLAMISAETPVSEEMIKMRQGELGLDLPLPVQYARWMGNLLHGNMGYSFVSAESVSKMIAIRIPATLELMGVSLLISIILGLTLGTISALKQYSWTDYGLTVFGFIGISIPDFFLGMVLVFVFALKLKWFPTSGFVTAGQEFSLGDNLSHVFLPAFALALVRTAVFMRYTRASILEVLGNDYVRTARAKGLKQTIIIIRHVLRNALIPVVTIIGINLGVLFAGSVIIETIFQWPGIGMMFINAVTGRDSPVIMGYVLLTSIIVLISNLLTDLTYSFIDPRIRYE, from the coding sequence ATGCTGGTCTATTTCATCCGTCGTATTTTGATCAACGTCCCATTGTTGTTGGGAATTACATTTATTGTTTTTCTCCTGGCAAGCTTGATGCCTGGCGACGCAGTCTTGGCAATGATCTCTGCAGAGACGCCTGTCAGCGAGGAAATGATCAAAATGCGTCAGGGAGAATTGGGGCTTGACCTGCCTTTGCCCGTTCAATATGCGCGCTGGATGGGCAACCTGTTGCACGGCAATATGGGATATTCGTTTGTCAGCGCCGAATCGGTTAGCAAGATGATAGCCATTCGCATCCCGGCTACCTTAGAGTTGATGGGCGTCTCGTTGTTGATTTCCATCATTCTGGGTTTGACGCTGGGAACGATCAGCGCGCTGAAACAATATTCCTGGACGGATTATGGTTTGACCGTATTCGGCTTCATCGGCATATCCATCCCCGATTTTTTCCTTGGGATGGTACTCGTCTTTGTCTTTGCTCTAAAATTAAAGTGGTTTCCGACCTCAGGCTTTGTGACCGCTGGGCAGGAATTTTCCCTGGGGGATAATCTAAGTCACGTATTTCTGCCAGCGTTTGCTCTGGCATTGGTGCGAACAGCCGTTTTCATGCGATATACCCGCGCCAGCATTTTGGAAGTTCTGGGTAACGACTATGTCCGGACAGCTCGCGCCAAGGGGTTGAAACAAACTATCATCATCATTCGCCATGTTTTGCGAAACGCTCTCATTCCAGTAGTCACGATTATTGGCATCAATTTGGGCGTTCTATTTGCAGGATCGGTCATTATTGAAACCATCTTTCAGTGGCCGGGGATCGGAATGATGTTCATCAACGCCGTTACCGGGCGCGATTCACCGGTGATCATGGGCTACGTCCTGCTGACGTCAATCATTGTCCTAATCAGCAATCTCCTCACTGACCTGACATATTCTTTTATTGACCCCCGCATTCGATATGAGTAA
- a CDS encoding ABC transporter permease — translation MTQAIAQLENIRPESLWSKAWKRFLRHKLALFGLSVLAVLLFSAIAAPLLTPFDPLKQDLRNLRKPPTTEHWLGTDGLGRDLLTRVLFAGRISLSVGLVSVSISAAVGILIGVAAGYLGGKTDMLLMRLTDMVMTFPSLVVIITVAAAFGPSVYNAMLIIGLLTWPSIARLVRGQFLSLRTQQFVTAARSIGVSNWEIAFKHIFPNTISSITVAVTFGMATSILLEASLSFLGLGVPPPAPSWGNMLRDAQGMNILEGMPWIWLPPGIMIALSVLSINFIGDGLRDALDPRSLL, via the coding sequence ATGACTCAAGCAATTGCCCAACTGGAAAATATCCGGCCCGAAAGCCTATGGTCCAAAGCCTGGAAGCGATTTCTACGCCACAAATTGGCGCTCTTCGGATTGTCCGTATTGGCTGTCCTATTATTCAGCGCGATCGCCGCTCCACTGCTCACTCCCTTTGATCCGCTCAAGCAGGATCTACGCAACCTGAGAAAACCTCCGACAACCGAACACTGGCTTGGGACCGATGGCTTGGGGCGTGATCTTCTGACACGCGTGCTATTTGCCGGACGAATCTCACTTTCTGTTGGGCTGGTTTCCGTGTCCATATCCGCGGCTGTCGGTATCCTCATCGGCGTTGCTGCCGGATATTTGGGCGGTAAAACAGATATGCTTCTCATGCGGCTGACGGATATGGTCATGACTTTTCCATCCCTGGTGGTCATTATCACGGTCGCCGCGGCATTCGGACCAAGCGTTTACAATGCCATGCTCATCATTGGCTTGCTGACCTGGCCGTCCATCGCCCGTCTGGTACGCGGTCAATTCCTGTCGCTGCGTACCCAGCAATTTGTCACGGCTGCGCGATCCATTGGCGTCTCCAATTGGGAGATTGCGTTCAAACACATCTTCCCCAACACCATCAGTTCCATTACTGTAGCAGTGACCTTTGGCATGGCAACCTCCATTCTCCTGGAGGCTTCGCTCTCCTTTCTCGGGTTGGGTGTCCCGCCGCCGGCGCCCAGTTGGGGCAACATGCTCCGCGATGCGCAAGGGATGAACATCCTCGAAGGGATGCCGTGGATCTGGCTTCCGCCCGGAATTATGATCGCGTTATCTGTACTAAGCATTAACTTTATTGGGGATGGGTTGCGCGACGCGCTTGACCCGCGTTCTTTGCTCTAA
- a CDS encoding dihydrodipicolinate synthase family protein encodes MTVFDGFWPALLTPYTSDDQINFTVLRELVDYHLSKNVTGFYICGSTGEGAFQSTDERLKIAETVMERADGRVPVMIHVGASAINESIHLAQHAESLGAAGISSIVPPVVYNPAGIAPFLERIASAAPGLPFFPYLFGGNINSLALLNELAHIPNFCGTKYFGPNMYEMGQIVLFRKENWTVFSGMDEQAVLGLMYGAHGVIGSTLNFMPGVYRKMIEHLRAGESGEALKFQERGNRITQIMLELGFVGCMRAAMSKLGFDVGEPRLPNIPLPKEKRGLLFAKLEEADFQELADL; translated from the coding sequence ATGACCGTTTTCGACGGCTTCTGGCCAGCCCTGCTTACCCCGTATACTTCCGACGATCAAATCAACTTCACTGTCCTGCGTGAACTCGTGGATTATCACCTCTCCAAAAACGTGACAGGCTTTTACATTTGCGGCAGCACCGGCGAGGGTGCTTTCCAATCCACAGACGAACGCCTGAAAATCGCTGAAACCGTGATGGAACGCGCCGATGGTCGCGTGCCGGTGATGATTCATGTTGGCGCATCAGCCATTAACGAGTCCATTCACCTGGCGCAACATGCCGAGAGTCTCGGAGCCGCCGGAATCAGCAGTATCGTGCCGCCGGTGGTGTACAACCCCGCAGGCATTGCGCCTTTTCTGGAAAGGATTGCATCAGCCGCGCCAGGATTGCCATTCTTCCCTTACCTCTTTGGCGGAAACATCAACAGCCTGGCTTTGTTGAACGAACTGGCTCACATACCGAACTTTTGCGGCACCAAATATTTTGGTCCTAATATGTATGAGATGGGACAGATCGTCCTTTTCCGTAAAGAGAACTGGACCGTTTTTTCCGGCATGGATGAACAGGCGGTTCTCGGGCTGATGTATGGCGCGCACGGTGTGATCGGCTCGACGCTGAATTTCATGCCGGGCGTGTACCGAAAAATGATCGAGCATTTGCGCGCCGGGGAATCCGGGGAGGCGCTCAAGTTCCAGGAACGCGGCAATCGCATCACGCAAATCATGCTTGAGCTTGGGTTTGTCGGCTGTATGCGCGCCGCCATGAGCAAACTGGGGTTTGACGTTGGCGAACCACGGCTTCCCAACATCCCATTACCGAAAGAGAAACGTGGCTTGCTGTTCGCAAAATTGGAAGAAGCCGATTTTCAGGAACTGGCTGATCTGTGA
- a CDS encoding ROK family protein, which yields MLGAIDIGGTKIAVGLVTESGQLVDSVSLPTRAEQTYQAGLESILHVLNTMIEKHHASLAGIGIGVTGRITPAGVLQPNQFLPAWSGQDPARDIGDYFGITGAIENDADAVALAEYQWGSYANAERLIYVTVSTGIGGGIILNGKLYRGVDGSHPEIGHHVIDPGGPLCFCGAHGCWESMASGTALASWTRENGGDPDWDARLICDLAKQGNSTAMRAIEHEAYYLGLGLANLMTFFAPDCIVLGGGLMQSWELFRNNVESVIQNRCKLIPRKKIKLSVSGLQHPGLVGAAATWTHHFGARHDI from the coding sequence ATGCTTGGCGCAATTGATATCGGCGGCACAAAAATTGCAGTGGGTTTGGTAACGGAATCCGGTCAACTGGTTGATTCTGTTTCTCTGCCAACTCGCGCCGAACAGACATACCAGGCTGGGCTGGAAAGTATCCTGCATGTTCTCAACACTATGATTGAAAAGCATCACGCTTCACTCGCAGGAATTGGAATTGGCGTCACCGGACGGATTACCCCGGCTGGAGTCTTACAACCCAATCAATTCCTTCCTGCTTGGAGTGGGCAGGATCCCGCCCGAGACATTGGTGATTATTTTGGGATAACCGGCGCCATCGAAAACGATGCAGATGCCGTCGCGCTGGCGGAGTACCAGTGGGGCTCCTATGCAAACGCAGAGCGGCTGATCTATGTTACGGTCAGCACAGGGATAGGCGGGGGCATCATTCTGAACGGTAAACTCTACCGCGGCGTGGACGGCTCACATCCTGAGATCGGACATCATGTCATTGACCCCGGCGGTCCCCTTTGTTTCTGCGGCGCGCATGGCTGCTGGGAAAGTATGGCTAGCGGCACCGCCCTGGCTTCCTGGACGCGTGAAAATGGCGGAGATCCTGACTGGGACGCCCGTCTCATCTGTGATCTGGCGAAGCAGGGAAACTCAACAGCGATGCGCGCAATTGAACATGAAGCCTACTATTTAGGATTGGGACTCGCCAATCTCATGACGTTTTTTGCCCCCGATTGCATCGTACTGGGCGGCGGGTTGATGCAGAGCTGGGAATTGTTTCGCAACAATGTGGAGTCGGTCATACAAAACCGTTGTAAGTTGATCCCCAGGAAAAAGATAAAACTCTCAGTCTCAGGACTACAGCATCCAGGTCTCGTAGGAGCCGCCGCGACATGGACTCATCATTTTGGAGCCAGGCATGATATTTGA
- a CDS encoding YhcH/YjgK/YiaL family protein — translation MIFDTLDNYALYKGLPHNLFAAFQFLAGTDLNKLPVGRVEVDGDRLYALVQEYETKPVEQGIWEAHRNYIDVQYMVSGCERMGFAHLSTMRLGEYVPEKDFQPLSETGNTVDVFAGAFVVFFPQDGHMPGLCVDIPQKVKKVVLKVKLQETK, via the coding sequence ATGATATTTGATACGTTGGATAATTACGCCCTTTATAAAGGACTCCCCCATAATTTATTTGCCGCCTTCCAATTTTTAGCTGGGACTGATCTCAACAAACTCCCAGTCGGGAGGGTCGAAGTTGATGGCGATCGTCTATATGCCCTTGTGCAGGAATATGAAACAAAACCTGTAGAACAAGGCATCTGGGAAGCGCATCGCAACTATATTGATGTCCAGTATATGGTGAGTGGTTGCGAGCGTATGGGATTTGCTCACCTGAGCACGATGCGGCTCGGCGAATATGTCCCGGAAAAAGACTTCCAGCCGTTGAGCGAAACAGGCAACACAGTGGATGTTTTTGCGGGGGCTTTTGTCGTCTTTTTCCCGCAGGATGGGCACATGCCTGGGCTGTGCGTTGACATTCCACAGAAGGTCAAAAAGGTGGTGTTGAAAGTGAAATTACAGGAGACCAAATGA
- a CDS encoding PIG-L family deacetylase encodes MKFTRETAEIYIPDNQPTPMALERTTHLAIGAHQDDLEIMAVAPILDCFQQSDRWFTGVVVTDGRGSPRDGVYRNYTDEQMRLVRFQEQRKAAFIGEYAAQIMLDHPSSVVKDGSNQSVVDDLLTILKTCRPDYVYTHNLADKHDTHIGVALRTVTAIRRLPTSERPKKLFGCEVWRGLDWMLDDDKIGFDLSGQQNMQSALVAVFDSQISGGKRYDLALEGRKRANATYFQSHSVDAASGVSLAMDMTPLIQDDAREPLVFIRELLQHFTDDVETRLKRIG; translated from the coding sequence ATGAAATTCACACGTGAAACTGCTGAAATTTATATCCCAGATAACCAACCCACACCCATGGCGCTGGAGCGAACAACTCACCTGGCAATTGGCGCGCATCAGGACGATCTGGAGATCATGGCTGTCGCGCCGATACTGGACTGCTTTCAACAAAGCGATCGTTGGTTCACAGGCGTTGTCGTGACAGACGGACGCGGCTCTCCTCGCGATGGAGTGTATCGGAACTATACGGACGAGCAAATGCGCCTGGTACGGTTTCAAGAACAACGCAAGGCAGCCTTCATTGGGGAGTACGCGGCTCAAATCATGCTGGATCATCCAAGCTCCGTTGTAAAGGATGGGAGCAATCAATCGGTTGTGGACGATCTGCTGACCATCCTCAAAACCTGCCGACCTGATTACGTCTATACTCACAACCTTGCGGATAAACATGATACGCACATTGGAGTGGCTTTGCGGACTGTTACCGCAATTCGAAGATTGCCCACGAGCGAACGCCCGAAGAAACTTTTTGGTTGTGAAGTCTGGCGCGGGTTGGATTGGATGCTGGATGATGACAAGATAGGGTTCGATCTTTCAGGGCAACAAAATATGCAGTCTGCTCTGGTGGCGGTCTTTGACTCACAAATCAGCGGCGGGAAGCGTTATGACCTGGCGTTGGAGGGGCGAAAACGCGCTAATGCCACCTACTTCCAATCCCATAGCGTGGATGCGGCTTCTGGTGTTTCGCTTGCAATGGATATGACTCCCTTGATTCAAGATGACGCGAGAGAACCTCTTGTTTTTATTCGCGAACTTCTCCAGCATTTCACCGACGATGTCGAGACGCGCTTGAAACGAATAGGTTAG
- a CDS encoding SIS domain-containing protein → MSLYTEIFEQPDRLNALLSDQRKNVEKIAQEIQARDIQSVYLVARGTSDNAGRYANYLLGAFNQLPVTLAVPSLFTCYQRPPTLRNALVVGISQSGQSPDIVAVLEEGKRQGNLTLAITNVVESPLAKAADFVLNLSAGPELAVAATKTFTAELMALAMLSVALTNDATRWNELEKVAGWVNEALKLDETIQIASQRYRYIQNCVILGRGYNYSTAFEWALKLKELSYIVAEPFSSADFQHGPLALISHGFPVFAVAPNGSVLDSMLTTLTRIKKDLKAELAVISNSKEALQLAETAFAISPQVPEWLSPIVCIAPAQLFSYHLTTAKGFNPDLPRTINKVTETS, encoded by the coding sequence ATGAGCTTATACACTGAAATTTTTGAACAGCCGGACCGGTTGAACGCATTACTTTCCGACCAGCGAAAAAATGTCGAGAAGATCGCTCAGGAAATTCAAGCCAGAGATATTCAGTCTGTCTATCTTGTGGCGCGCGGCACATCCGATAATGCGGGCAGATATGCAAATTATCTTCTTGGCGCATTTAATCAATTACCGGTTACCCTGGCTGTCCCATCGTTGTTTACATGCTATCAACGCCCCCCTACATTACGAAACGCCCTTGTGGTCGGCATATCGCAATCAGGTCAATCCCCTGACATTGTCGCCGTATTGGAGGAAGGTAAACGCCAGGGAAACCTCACTTTGGCAATTACCAATGTCGTGGAATCTCCCCTGGCGAAAGCGGCCGATTTTGTATTGAATCTCAGCGCTGGACCCGAGCTGGCTGTCGCTGCCACAAAGACCTTCACCGCAGAATTAATGGCGCTAGCCATGTTGTCTGTGGCGCTCACTAACGATGCGACAAGATGGAATGAACTGGAAAAAGTCGCTGGCTGGGTGAATGAAGCGTTGAAATTGGATGAAACGATCCAAATTGCATCACAGCGTTATCGCTATATTCAGAACTGCGTGATCTTGGGGCGCGGCTATAACTATTCCACGGCTTTTGAATGGGCTTTAAAACTGAAGGAGTTATCCTATATTGTTGCCGAGCCTTTCTCGTCGGCTGATTTTCAGCATGGTCCGCTTGCGTTAATTTCCCACGGGTTCCCTGTTTTTGCTGTTGCTCCGAATGGCAGCGTTCTGGATTCGATGTTGACTACCTTGACGCGTATAAAAAAAGATCTAAAAGCTGAGTTAGCGGTCATTTCGAATTCTAAAGAGGCGCTCCAGTTGGCTGAAACTGCATTTGCTATTTCCCCGCAAGTTCCCGAATGGCTCTCTCCCATCGTTTGCATCGCGCCCGCCCAATTGTTTTCTTATCACCTGACAACAGCGAAGGGGTTTAATCCAGACTTGCCTCGAACGATAAACAAGGTTACTGAAACCAGTTAG
- a CDS encoding CotH kinase family protein: protein MSLNLRRHYPILIVLVILVAILTLAIGDMRVIAYTTQTESTSTKEAMFDYTNETALFDDSVMHSIQVIMSEDDYDSMIATYQQTGEKEYFKADVIIDGVRVNEVGIRLKGNASLRTAVGGGRDFGNGNRPEGGQFPNNRPQPPQGFNPQDIPQAGENIQTPEAGQGQDRGGLGGGQQASADQVKIPFMIKFDEYEDQTYQGYTTVSIRTYGISYDESNLQEPVTNAAARLAGIPATETAYAGFKINDEEERLYVISELVNEEYLAKHFENADGILYKAEFGATLSYQGEDPSSYANSFTQQTRVNDADLAPLIDFMRFIQQSDDATFESDLPNYLDVDAFATYMAINALLVNNDSLIGMNNNYYLCYDDESGQFTVLMWDANESLGKLRGSATADISLTQTQETGGRGGRGGGQNALLKRFMANETFKALYEAKLQEVYETVYVSGAMTDTIEQYSTLIHSVNDERKLVDITAYDAAVEKIKNFIEQRMEYLDGLEILNR from the coding sequence ATGAGTCTCAACCTCAGACGTCATTATCCCATCTTAATCGTGCTAGTCATTTTGGTAGCGATCCTTACGCTGGCGATTGGCGATATGCGAGTCATTGCGTACACCACGCAGACCGAGTCAACCTCCACGAAGGAGGCGATGTTCGATTACACCAACGAAACCGCCCTGTTCGACGACTCGGTAATGCACAGCATTCAAGTCATCATGTCGGAAGATGATTATGACTCCATGATCGCCACGTATCAACAAACAGGCGAAAAGGAATATTTCAAAGCGGATGTCATTATTGATGGCGTGAGGGTCAACGAAGTGGGTATTCGTTTGAAGGGAAACGCCTCGCTTCGCACCGCCGTTGGCGGCGGACGTGATTTTGGGAATGGGAATCGTCCCGAAGGCGGGCAGTTCCCCAACAACCGACCTCAACCTCCGCAAGGCTTTAACCCTCAAGACATACCTCAGGCGGGAGAAAACATCCAGACGCCTGAAGCAGGTCAAGGTCAGGATCGAGGCGGGTTGGGTGGGGGGCAACAGGCGTCTGCAGACCAGGTCAAAATCCCATTCATGATCAAGTTCGATGAGTACGAAGATCAAACCTATCAGGGCTATACGACGGTATCCATCCGCACGTATGGGATTTCATACGACGAATCCAATTTGCAGGAGCCAGTCACCAATGCCGCCGCGCGATTGGCTGGCATCCCAGCGACTGAGACGGCATACGCTGGATTCAAGATCAACGACGAAGAGGAAAGGTTGTATGTGATCTCTGAATTGGTGAACGAAGAATATCTTGCGAAGCATTTCGAGAACGCGGACGGCATTTTGTATAAAGCCGAGTTCGGCGCGACTTTGAGTTATCAGGGCGAAGACCCCAGCAGTTACGCGAACAGCTTCACGCAACAGACCCGCGTCAATGACGCCGACCTTGCGCCGCTGATCGATTTCATGCGTTTCATTCAGCAATCTGACGACGCGACCTTTGAAAGCGATCTGCCAAACTATCTTGATGTAGATGCATTCGCAACCTATATGGCGATCAACGCCTTGCTGGTCAATAACGACTCGTTGATCGGCATGAACAACAATTACTATCTTTGTTACGACGACGAAAGCGGACAGTTCACTGTGCTGATGTGGGACGCCAACGAAAGCCTCGGAAAACTGAGAGGCAGCGCTACGGCAGATATCTCGTTGACCCAAACACAGGAGACGGGTGGACGGGGCGGCAGAGGCGGCGGGCAGAACGCGCTTCTCAAACGCTTCATGGCAAATGAGACCTTCAAGGCGCTGTATGAAGCCAAACTTCAGGAGGTGTATGAGACGGTCTATGTCAGCGGCGCCATGACCGATACCATTGAGCAATATTCGACGCTGATTCACTCGGTCAACGATGAGCGGAAACTGGTTGACATCACAGCCTATGATGCGGCAGTGGAGAAGATCAAGAATTTCATCGAGCAACGGATGGAGTATTTGGACGGGTTGGAAATATTGAATCGGTAA